The following proteins are encoded in a genomic region of Maylandia zebra isolate NMK-2024a linkage group LG1, Mzebra_GT3a, whole genome shotgun sequence:
- the foxf1 gene encoding forkhead box protein F1, whose amino-acid sequence MTAEVQQPPAQTPAQSSPMSAPEKPHGQTVVMETASSTTKTKKTNAGIRRPEKPPYSYIALIVMAIQSSPTKRLTLSEIYQFLQSRFPFFRGSYQGWKNSVRHNLSLNECFIKLPKGLGRPGKGHYWTIDPASEFMFEEGSFRRRPRGFRRKCQALKPMYSMMNGLGFNHIPESYNFQGSGGGLSCPPNSLSLDSGIGMMNGHLAGNMEGMGLSGHSMSHLSTNSGHSYMGSCTGSTGSDYPHHDNSASPLLTSGGVMEPHPVYSSSASAWAPAPSASLNNGASYIKQQPLSPCNPGANPLQPSLPTHSLDQPYLHQNGHSTTDLQGIPRYHSQSPSMCDRKEFVFSFNAMTSSAMHSPSSGSYYHHQQVSYQDIKPCVM is encoded by the exons ATGACGGCAGAGGTTCAGCAGCCCCCAGCACAGACTCCTGCCCAGAGCAGCCCGATGTCTGCTCCGGAGAAGCCACACGGACAAACGGTGGTGATGGAAACTGCCTCCTCCACTACGAAAACCAAAAAGACAAACGCAGGGATCCGACGACCAGAGAAACCACCTTATTCCTACATAGCTTTAATAGTTATGGCTATTCAGAGCTCTCCAACAAAACGCCTGACCCTCAGTGAAATATATCAGTTTCTACAGAGCCGCTTCCCGTTTTTTCGGGGCTCGTACCAAGGATGGAAGAACTCCGTGCGTCACAACTTGTCCCTGAACGAGTGCTTCATTAAGTTGCCCAAAGGCCTCGGTCGACCGGGGAAAGGACACTACTGGACTATTGACCCGGCTAGTGAGTTTATGTTCGAGGAAGGCTCCTTCAGAAGGAGACCCAGGGGTTTTAGGCGCAAGTGCCAGGCGCTGAAGCCCATGTACAGCATGATGAACGGCCTGGGATTCAACCACATCCCCGAGTCTTACAACTTCCAAGGGAGCGGCGGGGGCCTTTCCTGTCCGCCCAACAGTTTGTCTCTGGACAGTGGGATTGGGATGATGAATGGACACTTGGCAGGTAACATGGAAGGGATGGGTCTGTCCGGACACTCCATGTCACACTTGTCGACCAACAGTGGACATTCCTACATGGGAAGTTGTACAGGATCCACTGGGAGTGATTATCCCCACCACGACAATTCCGCCTCCCCTCTGCTCACCAGCGGAGGAGTCATGGAGCCTCATCCCGTATACTCGAGTTCAGCCTCTGCGTGGGCTCCAGCCCCTTCGGCCTCATTGAATAACGGGGCTTCCTACATCAAGCAGCAGCCTCTGTCCCCCTGTAATCCAGGAGCGAACCCACTGCAGCCAAGTTTGCCCACACATTCACTAGACCAACCATACCTGCACCAGAATGGCCACAGCACCACAGATTTACAAG GTATTCCTCGGTACCATTCCCAGTCTCCCAGCATGTGTGACCGAAAGGAGTTCGTCTTCTCGTTCAACGCCATGACTTCCTCAGCCATGCACTCACCGAGCAGCGGCTCCTACTATCACCACCAACAGGTCTCCTACCAGGACATTAAGCCCTGCGTGATGTGA